The proteins below come from a single Parageobacillus toebii NBRC 107807 genomic window:
- a CDS encoding DUF1657 domain-containing protein, with translation MTVATQVKQTLAGLKSAQASFETFALQTENQAAKQLYQQAAQQTQAIVDLVNSRVQEIQNEEPQYKQQ, from the coding sequence TGTTGCAACTCAAGTAAAACAAACATTAGCAGGTTTAAAATCAGCTCAAGCAAGTTTCGAAACATTTGCATTACAAACGGAAAACCAAGCAGCAAAACAACTTTATCAACAAGCAGCGCAACAAACACAAGCGATCGTTGATTTAGTCAACTCTCGCGTGCAAGAAATTCAAAACGAAGAGCCACAATATAAACAACAATAA
- a CDS encoding YhcN/YlaJ family sporulation lipoprotein: MRKWLMMTVVIGILMGGCTNENKVKQQSMQGSDFMEINTNGAQQAAINQQAAEQAVAHLKERDDIKDVVAVNTSKKLLVAYQIKHMHRFYRKQIEKEIDRQLIRLFPNYQIVSSSDLKIFWKTEELRGKLGNKKWNERKVDQQIEKIKQLSEELT; encoded by the coding sequence ATGAGAAAATGGTTGATGATGACGGTTGTTATCGGCATATTGATGGGCGGCTGTACAAATGAAAACAAAGTAAAGCAGCAGTCGATGCAAGGATCTGATTTCATGGAAATAAATACAAATGGAGCGCAACAGGCTGCCATCAATCAGCAAGCGGCAGAACAAGCAGTTGCGCATCTTAAGGAAAGAGATGATATAAAAGATGTCGTTGCTGTAAACACAAGCAAAAAACTGCTTGTCGCTTATCAAATAAAGCATATGCATCGATTTTATCGCAAACAAATCGAAAAAGAAATTGATCGTCAGTTAATACGTTTATTTCCAAATTATCAAATTGTTTCATCGAGTGATTTAAAAATTTTTTGGAAAACAGAAGAGCTGCGTGGCAAATTAGGAAATAAAAAATGGAATGAACGGAAAGTGGATCAACAAATAGAAAAGATCAAACAATTAAGCGAAGAGCTCACGTAA
- the spoVAC gene encoding stage V sporulation protein AC: protein MANEKRKKLTPVQQEYHLFEKERETKRPVLKNCVRAFLIGGLICTIGQAISYLYMYFFDFTEQTVGNPTVATMVFISMILTGLGVYDRIAQFAGAGSAVPVTGFGNAVISAAIEHRTEGFVLGVGSNMFKLAGSVILFGTFSAFVVALVKTIATKWGGL, encoded by the coding sequence ATGGCAAACGAGAAACGAAAAAAACTTACTCCCGTACAACAAGAATATCATTTATTTGAGAAAGAACGAGAAACGAAACGCCCTGTCTTGAAAAACTGTGTTCGCGCTTTTCTTATTGGTGGGCTAATTTGTACCATTGGGCAAGCGATATCGTATCTTTACATGTACTTTTTTGATTTTACGGAGCAAACGGTGGGAAATCCGACCGTAGCGACGATGGTATTTATTTCGATGATTTTAACCGGACTTGGAGTGTATGACCGGATTGCGCAATTTGCTGGGGCTGGCAGCGCTGTTCCTGTTACAGGCTTTGGGAATGCCGTTATTTCGGCAGCGATTGAGCATCGGACGGAAGGATTTGTGCTTGGGGTCGGCTCGAACATGTTTAAGCTGGCAGGGTCGGTTATTTTATTTGGTACGTTTTCCGCCTTTGTCGTTGCATTAGTGAAAACGATCGCAACGAAATGGGGTGGTTTATAA
- the spoVAD gene encoding stage V sporulation protein AD, with translation MLKGHRTWVFENKPTILSTATVGGPFEANGRIADDFDLLHEDLWLGEESYEKAHKVLLEEAMFKAMEKAGIEKEKVQFLIAGDLINQMTPTSFAARTIGAPYLGVFGACSTSMEGLALSAFIVNYGGADYILTGASSHNAAVEKQFRYPTEYGGQKPPTAQWTVTGAGVALISSHGDGPRVTSATIGRVIDMGLSDPFNMGGAMAPAAVDTIEAHLRDMKIDASYYDLIVTGDLGKIGHEISFDLLRQHGVNVEEDRYQDCGLIIYREGQPVLAGASGAGCSATVVYGHLLNRMKRGELKRILVVATGALLSPLSFQQNETIPCIAHAVAIEYGGDES, from the coding sequence ATGCTAAAAGGGCATCGGACATGGGTATTTGAAAACAAACCGACTATTTTGTCAACGGCGACTGTTGGAGGGCCGTTCGAGGCAAACGGCCGCATCGCCGATGATTTCGATCTGCTTCATGAAGATTTGTGGCTCGGTGAGGAATCGTATGAAAAGGCGCACAAAGTGCTGCTGGAAGAAGCGATGTTCAAAGCGATGGAAAAAGCGGGAATAGAAAAAGAGAAAGTGCAGTTTCTAATTGCCGGAGATCTTATTAACCAGATGACCCCGACTAGTTTTGCGGCACGAACGATTGGCGCTCCATATTTAGGGGTGTTTGGCGCCTGCTCTACTTCGATGGAAGGATTGGCGTTAAGTGCTTTTATTGTGAATTACGGTGGGGCAGACTATATATTGACAGGTGCGTCAAGTCATAATGCGGCGGTAGAGAAGCAATTCCGTTATCCAACGGAATACGGAGGGCAAAAGCCGCCAACCGCCCAATGGACAGTCACCGGGGCAGGTGTAGCGCTTATCAGCTCTCACGGCGACGGACCGCGTGTTACATCAGCGACGATCGGCCGAGTCATTGATATGGGATTGAGCGACCCGTTCAATATGGGAGGAGCGATGGCACCTGCGGCAGTAGATACGATCGAAGCACATTTGCGCGATATGAAAATTGATGCCTCTTACTATGACTTGATCGTCACCGGGGATTTAGGAAAGATCGGACATGAAATATCGTTCGATTTATTGCGTCAACATGGAGTGAATGTAGAGGAAGATCGCTATCAAGACTGTGGATTGATTATTTACCGAGAAGGTCAGCCCGTATTAGCGGGAGCGAGCGGTGCTGGTTGTTCTGCCACTGTCGTATACGGGCATTTGTTAAACCGAATGAAACGAGGAGAACTGAAAAGAATTCTCGTCGTTGCAACCGGCGCCCTTCTATCGCCGCTTTCGTTCCAGCAAAACGAAACGATTCCTTGCATTGCTCACGCGGTGGCGATCGAGTATGGAGGTGATGAATCATGA